In the Desulfitobacterium hafniense DCB-2 genome, TTATGACAGCAAAAGAAGAGGTTAAATCACGATGAGTCACCGGGATACCTGCATAAGCAGGTACGGAAATCGCTGAGGTAACACCGGGAACAATATCAAAGGGAATCCCTGCCTGAAGCAGATCCTCTGCTTCTTCCCCACCGCGTCCAAAAACAAAAGGGTCCCCCCCCTTTAAACGCGTCACTATTTTACCCTCCAGGCCTTTCTGAACCAGAAGAGCGTTGATCTCTTCCTGGCGCAGGGTGTGCCGGTCCGGGGATTTCCCTACATAAATAAGTTCACAATCGGGACGGGCTAAGGTCAGGAGACGGCGTGAAGCCAGGCGATCGTAGATCAGCACATCGGCCTTGGCAATGCACTCCGCGCCCTTAACTGTAATGAGTTTCGGATCCCCTGGCCCGGCACCGACCAAATATACATATCCTTTGTCCAAATCAGAACACTCCTTGCTTGCTGTAGCGTATTATGAGCATAACAACTTACTTTTCTAAGGGTGTACGAATCTCCTGCAGGATCTCCAGGGCTCCTTGAGCAATCAGCAGATCGGCAGCTTGCCTGCCCAGTTCTTCAGGATGCTCTCCCGACAGAGTGACCTTCAGGATGCGTTGACCGTCCAAGGAAGCGACCATTCCCTTCAGAACAATCTGTTGCTGCTCTGTCACAGCCCAGGCTCCGATGGGAATCTGACAGCCCCCTTCCAAGCGGTAGAGGAGAGCCCGTTCTGCTTTGACGGCTCTTTCCGTATCCCCATGGTTCAGCAAGTCAAGCATTTCCCTGACATCAGCCCGTTGGGCAGCAATCTCCACAGCAATGGCTCCTTGGCCTACTGCTGAAAGCATAATCTCTTCAGAGATGTATTCGGTGATCCGGTCTTCCCAGCCTAAGCGTTTCACACCGGCCGCTGCCAGAACGATACCTGCCATATCGGACTCCTGGAGCTTCCGCCAACGGGTCTGGAGATTGCCGCGCAAATCCGCAAAAGACAGATCGGAGCGATAATTCTGCAGCTGGGCTTTGCGCCTTAAACTGCTGGTGCCGATGATTGAGCCGGCCGGTAATGACCCTAAAGGCGTGCCGTCTTTACTTAAAAAAACATCCCGCGGCTCTTCTCTCTCGCAAAAAGCGGCGATTTCCAATCCTGGGGGCAAGACCGTAGGCAGATCCTTGAGGCTATGAACAGCACAATCAATCTCCCCATTGAGAAGACCAACTTCCAACTCTTTTGTAAAAAGACCCTTGTCGCCGATTTTAGCAAGGGGGACATCAAGAATCTTATCTCCCTTTGTTTTCATGGGGACCAGGACAAACTCTCTTTCCGGGTAATACTCTTCCAGTTTCCTTTTCACCCATTCGGCTTGCCAAAGGGCCAGCTGACTATCCCGTGTACCTATTTTAACGCTTCCCATGTGCTCCCCCTTAACCTTGGTTGGAATGATGACTGGCGGCATGATGAACACTCCACCCCGCATGAGGTGAAAGCTCATTACCATCCAAGTCAAATAAATTCTGAAGTATTTCCGTATAAAGATGACCTTGGCTGGTATTGGCTGCTTCCTTCAAATTGGCAATAGGAGCATGCAGAAGATGAGTTACGATGGAGTTGGCCATGGACCGGATAATCTTCTCCTGTTTCTCATCGATAG is a window encoding:
- the hemC gene encoding hydroxymethylbilane synthase encodes the protein MGSVKIGTRDSQLALWQAEWVKRKLEEYYPEREFVLVPMKTKGDKILDVPLAKIGDKGLFTKELEVGLLNGEIDCAVHSLKDLPTVLPPGLEIAAFCEREEPRDVFLSKDGTPLGSLPAGSIIGTSSLRRKAQLQNYRSDLSFADLRGNLQTRWRKLQESDMAGIVLAAAGVKRLGWEDRITEYISEEIMLSAVGQGAIAVEIAAQRADVREMLDLLNHGDTERAVKAERALLYRLEGGCQIPIGAWAVTEQQQIVLKGMVASLDGQRILKVTLSGEHPEELGRQAADLLIAQGALEILQEIRTPLEK